Proteins co-encoded in one Rattus rattus isolate New Zealand chromosome 5, Rrattus_CSIRO_v1, whole genome shotgun sequence genomic window:
- the Madd gene encoding MAP kinase-activating death domain protein, whose product MVQKKFCPRLLDYLVIVGARHPSSDSVAQTPELLRRYPLEDHPEFPLPPDVVFFCQPEGCLSVRQRRMSLRDDTSFVFTLTDKDTGVTRYGICVNFYRSFQKRMPKEKAEGGAGPRGKEGAHAPCASEEAATESSESGSTLQPPSADSTPDVNQSPRGKRRAKAGSRSRNSTLTSLCVLSHYPFFSTFRECLYTLKRLVDCCSERLLGKKPGIPRGVQRDTMWRIFTGSLLVEEKSSALLHDLREIEAWIYRLLRSPVPVSGQKRVDIEVLPQEVQQALTFALPDPSRFTLVDFPLHLPLELLGVDACLQVLTCILLEHKVVLQSRDYNALSMSVMAFVAMIYPLEYMFPVIPLLPTCMASAEQLLLAPTPYIIGVPASFFLYKLDFKMPDDVWLVDLDSNRVIAPTNAEVLPILPEPESLELKKHLKQALASMSLNTQPILNLEKFHEGQETPLLLGRFSNDLQSTPSTEFNPLIYGNDVDSVDVATRVAMVRFFNSANVLQGFQMHTRTLRLFPRPVVAFQAGSFLASRPRQTPFAEKLARTQAVEYFGEWILNPSNYAFQRIHNNTFDPALIGDKPKWYAHQLQPIHYRVYDSNSQLAEALSVPPERDSESDPTDDSGSDSMDYDDSSSSYSSLGDFVSEMMKCDINGDTPNVDPLTHAALGDASEVEIDELQPQKEGEEPGPDSENSQENPPLRSSSSTTASSSPSTVVHGAHSEPADSTEVGDKAATGISKPLPPVPPSICKSTVDRRQTETGEGSVCQRTYDHPYFEPQYGSPAEEDDDEQGESYTPRFSQHASGSRAQKLLRPNSLKLASDSDAESDSRASSPNSTVSNNSTEGFGGIMSFASSLYRNHSTSFSLSNLTLPTKGAREKTTPFPSLKVFGLNTLMEIVTEAGPGSGEGNRRALVDQKSSVIKHSPTVKREPPSPQGRSSNSSENQQFLKEVVHSVLDGQGVGWLNMKKVRRLLESEQLRVFVLSKLNRAVQSEDDARQDVIQDVEISRKVYKGMLDLLKCTVLSLEQSYAHAGLGGMASIFGLLEIAQTHYYSKEPDKRKRSPTENVNTPVGKDPGLAGRGDPKAMAQLRVPQLGPRAPSATGRGPKELDTRSLKEENFVASVELWNKHQEVKKQKALEKQRPEVIKPVFDLGETEEKKSQISADSGVSLASASQRTDQDSVIGVSPAVMIRSSSQDSEVSTVVSNSSGETLGADSDLSSNAGDGPGGEGSAHLASSRATLSDSEIETNSATSTIFGKAHSLKPKEKPASSPVRSSEDVSQRVYLYEGLLGRDKGSMWDQLEDAAMETFSISKERSTLWDQMQFWEDAFLDAVMLEREGMGMDQGPQEMIDRYLSLGEHDRKRLEDDEDRLLATLLHNLISYMLLMKVNKNDIRKKVRRLMGKSHVGLVYSQQINEVLDQLTNLNGRDLSIRSSGSRHMKKQTFVVHAGTDTNGDIFFMEVCDDCVVLRSNIGTVYERWWYEKLINMTYCPKTKVLCLWRRNGSETQLNKFYTKKCRELYYCVKDSMERAAARQQSIKPGPELGGEFPVQDMKTGEGGLLQVTLEGINLKFMHNQERKVFIELNHIKKCNTVRGVFVLEEFVPEIKEVVSHKYKTPMAHEICYSVLCLFSYVAAVRSSEEDLRTPPRPVSS is encoded by the exons aggaaaaggcagaaggcGGAGCAGGACCCCGTGGGAAGGAAGGAGCTCATGCCCCCTGTGCCTCAGAAGAGGCCGCCACCGAGAGCTCAGAGAGTGGCTCAACCTTGCAGCCTCCTAGTGCTGACTCCACTCCTGACGTAAACCAGTCTCCTCGGGGCAAACGTAGGGCAAAAGCGGGCAGCCGCTCCCGAAACAGTACTCTGACATCCCTGTGTGTGCTTAGCCACTACCCTTTCTTCTCTACCTTCAGAGAGTGTCTGTATACTCTCAAACGTCTGGTAGACTGCTGTAGTGAACGGCTCCTAGGCAAGAAACCGGGCATCCCTCGAGGTGTACAAAG GGACACCATGTGGCGAATCTTTACTGGATCACTGCTAGTGGAGGAGAAGTCCAGTGCCCTTCTGCATGACCTTCGAGAGATCGAGGCCTGGATCTATCGGTTGCTACGCTCCCCGGTGCCTGTCTCTGGGCAGAAGCGAGTGGACATTGAGGTCCTACCCCAGGAAGTGCAGCAGGCCCTGACATTTGCTCTTCCAGATCCATCCCGGTTCACCCTTGTAGATTTCCCTCTTCACCTTCCCTTGGAACTTCTGGGTGTAGATGCTTGTCTTCAGGTGCTAACCTGCATCCTGTTGGAGCACAAG GTGGTGCTACAGTCTCGAGACTACAACGCACTCTCCATGTCTGTGATGGCGTTTGTGGCAATGATCTACCCCCTGGAGTACATGTTCCCTGTCATCCCGCTGCTTCCTACCTGCATGGCTTCGGCAGAGCAG CTACTCTTGGCTCCAACCCCATATATCATTGGAGTTCCTGCCAGCTTCTTCCTCTATAAGCTAGACTTCAAAATGCCTGATGACGTGTGGCTGGTGGATCTGGACAGCAACAGG GTGATTGCCCCCACTAATGCAGAAGTGCTACCCATCCTGCCAGAACCGGAATCATTAGAGCTGAAAAAACACTTAAAGCAG GCTCTAGCCAGCATGAGTCTCAACACCCAGCCCATTCTTAATCTGGAGAAATTCCATGAGGGCCAGGAGACACCACTTCTCTTGGGAAGGTTTTCTAATGACCTTCAGTCTACACCTTCCACTGAATTCAACCCACTCATTTATGGCAATGATGTAGATTCAGTTGATGTTGCAACGAG AGTGGCCATGGTTCGTTTCTTCAACTCTGCTAACGTGCTGCAGGGCTTTCAGATGCACACACGTACCCTGCGACTCTTCCCCCGGCCCGTGGTTGCCTTCCAAGCTGGCTCCTTTCTGGCCTCACGCCCCCGGCAGACCCCCTTTGCTGAGAAACTGGCCAGGACTCAAGCTGTGGAGTACTTTGGAGAATGGATCCTGAACCCTTCTAACTATGCCTTCCAGCGGATTCACAACA ATACGTTTGATCCAGCCCTCATTGGTGACAAGCCTAAGTGGTACGCTCACCAGCTGCAGCCCATCCACTATCGAGTCTATGACAGCAATTCTCAGCTGGCTGAGGCCCTGAGTGTGCCACCGGAGCGTGATTCTGAGTCTGACCCCACTGATGACAG CGGCAGTGACAGCATGGACTATGATGACTCAAGCTCTTCTTACTCCTCCCTGGGAGACTTCGTCAGTGAAATGATGAAGTGTGACATCAATGGCGACACTCCCA ATGTGGATCCTCTGACGCATGCGGCCCTGGGAGACGCCAGTGAAGTAGAGATTGATGAGCTGCAGCcccagaaggagggagaggagcctGGCCCAGACAGTGAGAACTCTCAGGAGAACCCTCCCCTGCGCTCCAGCTCCAGTACCACTGCCAGCAGTAGCCCTAGCACCGTCGTCCACGGCGCCCACTCT GAACCTGCTGATTCTACAGAGGTGGGAGATAAGGCAGCAACAGGCATCTCCAAGCCCCTCCCTCCTGTGCCTCCCAGCATTTGCAAATCTACTGtggacaggagacagacagagactggagaGGGGTCAGTGTGCCAGCGAACCTACGACCATCCATATTTTGAGCCCCAATATGGCTCCCCCGCTGAGGAAGATGATGACGAGCAGGGGGAGAGCTACACGCCCCGGTTCAGCCAACATGCCAGTGGCAGTCG GGCTCAAAAGCTGCTGCGGCCCAACAGCTTGAAGCTGGCCAGTGACTCAGACGCAGAGTCAGACTCCCGAGCAAGCTCTCCCAACTCCACCGTCTCTAACAACAGCACCGAGGGCTTCGGGGGCATCATGTCTTTTGCTA GCAGCCTGTATCGGAACCATAGTACAAGCTTCAGCCTTTCAAACCTCACACTGCCCACCAAAGGTGCCCGAGAGAAGACTACACCATTCCCCAGCCTGAAAG TATTTGGGCTAAATACTCTAATGGAGATTGTTACTGAAGCCGGCCCTGGGAGTGGTGAAG GAAACAGGAGGGCCTTAGTGGACCAGAAATCCTCTGTCATTAAACACAGCCCAACTGTGAAAAGAGAACCTCCATCACCGCAGGGCCGGTCCAGCAATTCTAG CGAGAACCAACAGTTCCTGAAGGAGGTGGTTCACAGTGTGCTGGATGGCCAGGGAGTCGGCTGGCTCAACATGAAAAAGGTGCGCCGGCTGCTGGAGAGTGAGCAGCTCCGAGTCTTTGTACTGAGCAAGCTGAATCGTGCAGTGCAGTCAGAGGATGATGCCCGGCAGGATGTCATCCAGGATGTG GAGATCAGTCGGAAGGTGTACAAGGGAATGCTAGACCTCCTCAAGTGCACAGTCCTCAGCCTCGAGCAGTCCTATGCCCATGCTGGTCTGGGTGGCATGGCCAGCATCTTTGGGCTTTTGGAGATTGCCCAGACCCATTACTATAGTAAAG AACCAGACAAACGCAAGAGAAGTCCAACAGAGAATGTAAATACCCCAGTTGGCAAGGATCCTGGTCTGGCTGGGCGGGGGGACCCAAAGGCAATGGCTCAGCTAAGGGTCCCTCAGCTGGGTCCTCGGGCACCAAGTGCTACAGGAAGGGGTCCTAAAGAACTGGACACcagaagtttaaaggaagagaatTTTGTAGCGTCTGTGG AATTGTGGAAcaagcaccaggaagtgaaaaagCAAAAGGCTTTGGAAAAACAGA GGCCAGAGGTCATCAAGCCTGTCTTTGACCTGGGAGAGACTGAGGAGAAAAAGTCCCAGATCAGCGCAGACAGTGGTGTGAGCCTGGCATCCGCTTCCCAG AGGACTGATCAAGACTCTGTCATCGGTGTGAGTCCAGCTGTTATGATCCGAAGCTCAAGTCAGGATTCTGAAGTTAGCACCGTG GTGAGTAACAGTTCAGGAGAGACCCTCGGAGCAGACAGTGACCTGAGCAGCAATGCAGGTGATGGGCCAGGAGGCGAAGGCAGTGCCCACTTGGCAAGTTCTCGGGCTACTCTGTCTGACAGTGAAATTGAAACCAATTCTGCTACAAGCACCATCTTT GGTAAAGCCCATAGCTTGAAGCCAAAGGAGAAGCCAGCTAGTAGTCCAGTTCGCTCTTCCGAAGACGTAAGCCAGCGAGTCTATCTCTATGAGGGACTACTAG GAAGGGACAAAGGATCCATGTGGGACCAGTTAGAGGATGCTGCTATGGAGACCTTTTCTATAA GCAAAGAGCGGTCTACTTTATGGGACCAAATGCAGTTCTGGGAAGATGCGTTCCTAGATGCTGTGATGTTGGAAAGAGAAGGAATGGGTATGGACCAGGGCCCTCAGGAAATGATCGACAG GTACCTGTCCCTAGGAGAGCATGACCGGAAGCGCCTGGAGGATGATGAAGATCGCTTACTGGCCACACTCTTACACAACCTCATATCCTATATGCTCCTGATGAAG GTGAACAAGAACGACATCAGGAAGAAAGTACGGCGCCTAATGGGAAAGTCCCACGTTGGGCTGGTGTACAGTCAACAAATCAATGAGGTGCTCGATCAGCTGACCAACCTG AATGGGCGTGATCTCTCCATCCGATCCAGTGGCAGCCGGCACATGAAGAAGCAGACGTTCGTTGTGCACGCAGGGACAGACACAAATGGAGATATCTTTTTCATGGAA GTGTGTGACGACTGTGTGGTCTTACGTAGTAACATCGGGACAGTGTACGAGCGCTGGTGGTATGAGAAGCTTATCAACATGACCTACTGTCCCAAGACCAAGGTCCTGTGCTTATGGCGTAGAAATGGCTCTGAGACCCAGCTCAACAAGTTCTATACCAAGAAG TGTCGGGAGCTGTACTACTGTGTGAAGGACAGCATGGAGCGTGCGGCTGCCCGGCAACAAAGCATCAAACCCG GGCCTGAACTAGGTGGTGAGTTCCCTGTGCAGGACATGAAGACTGGAGAGGGTGGCTTGCTTCAGGTCACCCTGGAAGGGATCAATCTCAAGTTCATGCATAACCAG GAGCGGAAG GTTTTCATAGAGCTGAATCACATTAAAAAGTGCAATACAGTTCGAGGCGTCTTTGTCCTGGAAGAATTTG TTCCTGAAATTAAAGAAGTGGTGAGCCACAAGTACAAGACTCCAATG GCCCACGAGATCTGCTATTCTGTGTTGTGTCTCTTCTCGTATGTGGCCGCAGTTCGTAGCAGTGAAGAAGACCTCCGAACCCCACCTCGGCCTGTCTCTAGCTGA